The following coding sequences lie in one Arachis ipaensis cultivar K30076 chromosome B03, Araip1.1, whole genome shotgun sequence genomic window:
- the LOC107631362 gene encoding cyclin-D2-1 isoform X2 — MEDENFDPATSSLLCLENNNTCFDDFECSAADGYHKKLNFNDDGSEPFVGFLVLSDETFGVMVEKEIEFLPTDDYLRRILGGDLDFGVRRDALDWICKAHAYYGFGPSCFCLSVNYLDRFLSRDKRNWAVQLLALACLSIAAKMEETKMPHVIDMQDDETTAVFDAKTIQRMELMILTTLSWKMQAITPCSFMDYFLGKISREQHLAKSLVLRSMELIVQIIRYVEFLEFRPSDIAAAVAISVLRESQGIDIDKALNCFVIARKDRVLKCIELIRDLALTKISANSNGNLAPLAPQSPLGVLDGTCLSYRSEESTTVGGSFTDSFQYSPRAKRCRSENGPSNENFRS, encoded by the exons ATGGAAGATGAGAACTTTGACCCTGCAACCTCAAGCCTTCTGTGTCTGGAAAACAATAACACATgctttgatgattttgaatgtagTGCCGCAGATGGGTACCACAAAAAACTTAACTTTAACGATGATGGATCGGAACCATTCGTGGGGTTTCTGGTGCTGAGTGATGAAACTTTTGGGGTTATGGTTGAGAAGGAGATAGAGTTTTTGCCCACTGATGATTACCTCAGGAGGATCCTTGGTGGGGATTTGGACTTTGGTGTTAGGAGGGATGCTCTTGATTGGATTTGTAAG GCTCATGCTTATTATGGTTTTGGACCCAGTTGCTTTTGTCTATCTGTGAACTACTTGGATCGGTTCCTATCA AGAGACAAAAGAAATTGGGCTGTGCAGTTGTTAGCTTTAGCTTGTTTATCAATTGCAGCCAAGATGGAAGAGACTAAAATGCCCCATGTTATAGATATGCAG GATGACGAAACAACAGCTGTGTttgatgctaaaactattcaaaGAATGGAACTGATGATATTAACCACACTGAGTTGGAAAATGCAAGCCATAACTCCGTGTTCCTTTATGGACTACTTCCTTGGCAAGATCAGTCGTGAGCAGCATCTGGCAAAGTCATTGGTTTTGAGATCAATGGAGCTCATAGTTCAAATTATCAGAT ATGTTGAATTCTTGGAGTTTCGGCCTTCTGATATTGCCGCAGCAGTTGCGATTTCTGTGTTGAGGGAATCACAAGGAATAGATATTGATAAAGCCTTGAATTGTTTTGTCATCGCGCGGAAG GACAGAGTCTTGAAGTGCATTGAACTGATCAGAGACTTAGCCTTGACAAAAATCTCGGCTAATTCGAATGGCAACTTAGCTCCATTAGCACCGCAAAGCCCCCTCGGGGTGCTCGATGGGACATGCTTGAGCTATAGAAGTGAGGAATCAACAACAGTTGGTGGTTCATTCACAGATTCCTTCCAATATAGTCCAAGAGCTAAGAGGTGTAGATCAGAAAATGGACCTTCTAATGAGAATTTCAGGTCATGA
- the LOC107631362 gene encoding cyclin-D2-1 isoform X1: protein MEDENFDPATSSLLCLENNNTCFDDFECSAADGYHKKLNFNDDGSEPFVGFLVLSDETFGVMVEKEIEFLPTDDYLRRILGGDLDFGVRRDALDWICKAHAYYGFGPSCFCLSVNYLDRFLSVRDIPRDKRNWAVQLLALACLSIAAKMEETKMPHVIDMQDDETTAVFDAKTIQRMELMILTTLSWKMQAITPCSFMDYFLGKISREQHLAKSLVLRSMELIVQIIRYVEFLEFRPSDIAAAVAISVLRESQGIDIDKALNCFVIARKDRVLKCIELIRDLALTKISANSNGNLAPLAPQSPLGVLDGTCLSYRSEESTTVGGSFTDSFQYSPRAKRCRSENGPSNENFRS from the exons ATGGAAGATGAGAACTTTGACCCTGCAACCTCAAGCCTTCTGTGTCTGGAAAACAATAACACATgctttgatgattttgaatgtagTGCCGCAGATGGGTACCACAAAAAACTTAACTTTAACGATGATGGATCGGAACCATTCGTGGGGTTTCTGGTGCTGAGTGATGAAACTTTTGGGGTTATGGTTGAGAAGGAGATAGAGTTTTTGCCCACTGATGATTACCTCAGGAGGATCCTTGGTGGGGATTTGGACTTTGGTGTTAGGAGGGATGCTCTTGATTGGATTTGTAAG GCTCATGCTTATTATGGTTTTGGACCCAGTTGCTTTTGTCTATCTGTGAACTACTTGGATCGGTTCCTATCAGTACGTGATATTCCA AGAGACAAAAGAAATTGGGCTGTGCAGTTGTTAGCTTTAGCTTGTTTATCAATTGCAGCCAAGATGGAAGAGACTAAAATGCCCCATGTTATAGATATGCAG GATGACGAAACAACAGCTGTGTttgatgctaaaactattcaaaGAATGGAACTGATGATATTAACCACACTGAGTTGGAAAATGCAAGCCATAACTCCGTGTTCCTTTATGGACTACTTCCTTGGCAAGATCAGTCGTGAGCAGCATCTGGCAAAGTCATTGGTTTTGAGATCAATGGAGCTCATAGTTCAAATTATCAGAT ATGTTGAATTCTTGGAGTTTCGGCCTTCTGATATTGCCGCAGCAGTTGCGATTTCTGTGTTGAGGGAATCACAAGGAATAGATATTGATAAAGCCTTGAATTGTTTTGTCATCGCGCGGAAG GACAGAGTCTTGAAGTGCATTGAACTGATCAGAGACTTAGCCTTGACAAAAATCTCGGCTAATTCGAATGGCAACTTAGCTCCATTAGCACCGCAAAGCCCCCTCGGGGTGCTCGATGGGACATGCTTGAGCTATAGAAGTGAGGAATCAACAACAGTTGGTGGTTCATTCACAGATTCCTTCCAATATAGTCCAAGAGCTAAGAGGTGTAGATCAGAAAATGGACCTTCTAATGAGAATTTCAGGTCATGA